A portion of the Diprion similis isolate iyDipSimi1 chromosome 4, iyDipSimi1.1, whole genome shotgun sequence genome contains these proteins:
- the LOC124405259 gene encoding ATP-binding cassette sub-family C member 5-like, translating into MRKPEPAADLKNSENVGNGNQDTIEKDVGSKNMDGNEQIPRSFDQDSDMGELTYSRKKAIDRYNNSLRNLIPVRKKGKEIGTMPIDSAGLFSFISFSWVSTYMYKAFRTGIKMKELPAVSPYDDCNYNADRLERLWKDELLRKGPAEASFGRVAWRFFRTRFFASCIVYTTCLILGFINPTVLARKLLEYVESEGEPYAEGVKWALLLTLSELLRALLFSWAWALNYRTALRLRSACFNLLYRKISRVNNLGNKSIGEIINMFSNDDQRIFDMVIYGSLIIAGPITTLYAAFYIFWLLGPMALVGMIAFVFFYPIQFMISRLYGYFQSEVVKISDMRIRLMNEILDYIKLIKMYAWEQSFSQDLLDIRKKERHVLLKTSYCQSLSVSVAPTIPVISTVTTVLAHISTGNNLTASQVFSYVSLLDSRFAFSLTLFQYGIEAMVSAKISFDRMKSVLLLEDSGCTITKPIFKSQAVAINHGTFACNTFDNRTKEESETAEKVRKSKTSNLGDQSEKEKLNKPTKSTEYTELLFDVTFEAPKGKLIGICGHVGSGKSSLLLAALGQLRINEGQVMRDGSCAYVSQQAWITNASLRDNILFGLQFDNARYYKAIFASNLTQDINMMSGGDQAEIGENGVNLSGGQKQRVALARALYANRDIYFLDDPLSAVDARVGSFIFDNYILGALRGKTVLFVTHQIHYLNRCDDIYMMGEGRIIEHGTHNELMKLGNEYALMVAAISAESKTEEPDLADEKIEVLPQSVNKTSSHEDNINRIAKDSSHVSADNIDNIGAPDTGLTVAEDLQQGTIKAHTYHSYIVAAGGYFFSFIVILTFFVSVGSNAFSSWWLATWLRAGSGNTSIALNNRTIISPSIHDNPNFEYYRIVYAGTVGVIVLSSLLRSLAFTKATITASTNLHNNLFKKIIRCPMRFFDTTPSGRIQHLFSRDMDEVDSKLPLSVTSILQYTFILFFAMVVICIVFPWFIVPLIILSTVYYFLSKIFRVAGRDLRRMENKSRAPVFSYVTATVQGLSTIHAFGKERDFRAKFSEIFDENSKCLFMCCVAMRWLAVRMDSLSVLITGITACFVIALKNTVPAPLAGLALSYSAHIAGVFQYTIRLVSETEVRFISVERINHYVRTLVTEGSANQPSVEPPATWPSAAVIKFQNISMAYGEGAPLILKNVSFTVNSGEKIGIVGRTGSGKSSLTVALFRLVELAKGKIEIDDVDISKISLEHLRTKLSIIPQDPTLFSGTIRSNLDPFKVHTDEEIWSALEKTKLKNRVQSINGHLDASVGFGGDNLSVGERQLLCLTRALLRDTKILVLDEATAAVDPETELAVQTTIQQEFSECTILTIAHRLQTVLSLNRVLIMNDGKVLEFDTPSNLLSDESSEFSKMIAAAERAVNRSE; encoded by the exons ATGCGAAAACCCGAACCAGCTGcagatttgaaaaacagtgaaaatgTTGGGAACGGAAATCAGGATACCATAGAAAAGGACGTTGG ATCAAAGAACATGGATGGAAACGAGCAGATTCCTCGATCATTCGATCAGGATAGCGATATGGGCGAACTCACCTATTCACGAAAGAAAGCGATCGACCGATACAATAATTCCTTGAGAAATCTCATCCCGGTTCGCAAAAAGGGGAA GGAGATAGGTACGATGCCCATAGACAGCGCTggacttttttcatttatcagtTTTTCATGGGTGTcgacatacatgtataaagcATTTCGAactggaataaaaatgaaagaattacCAGCTGTATCACCTTACGATGACTGCAATTACAACGCGGACAG atTAGAACGCCTGTGGAAAGACGAATTACTTAGAAAAGGACCAGCAGAAGCTTCATTTGGCAGAGTAGCCTGGAGGTTCTTTCGTACAAGATTTTTTGCCTCATGCATCGTTTACACAACCTGTCTCATTCTCGGTTTCATCAACCCT aCTGTATTAGCACGGAAGCTACTTGAGTATGTGGAATCCGAAGGTGAACCCTACGCAGAGGGTGTTAAGTGGGCGTTACTACTTACCCTCTCCGAATTGTTGCGAGCATTGTTGTTCAGTTGGGCATGGGCCCTGAATTACAGAACAGCTTTGCGGTTGAGATCTGCATGTTTTAATTTGCTGTACAGAAAAATTTCCCGAGTCAATAATTTGGGAAATAAAAGCATCGGAGAA ATTATTAACATGTTTTCCAACGATGACCAGAGAATATTCGATATGGTTATCTATGGGTCATTGATCATTGCAGGACCAATAACAACACTGTATGCAgcattttacatattttggCTCCTCGGGCCCATGGCACTTGTCGGAATGATAGCCTTCGTCTTCTTCTATCCTATTCAG TTTATGATATCTCGTCTATACGGATATTTCCAATCTGAAGTAGTAAAGATTTCTGACATGAGAATTAGACTCATGAATGAGATCCTGGATTacattaaattaataaaaatgtatgcGTGGGAGCAAAGTTTTAGTCAAGACCTTCTGG atattagaaaaaaggaacgacACGTTCTTCTAAAGACTTCTTACTGCCAAAGCTTAAGTGTTTCTGTGGCACCTACCATACCGGTTATTTCTACAGTCACGACCGTACTCGCTCATATTTCTACAGGAAATAATTTAACAGCGTCGCAG GTATTCTCCTATGTATCTCTTCTAGACTCCCGCTTTGCTTTTTCACTGACCCTTTTCCAATATGGCATTGAAGCTATGGTCTCAGCTAAAATTTCGTTCGACAGAATGAAG AGTGTATTACTCTTGGAAGACAGTGGTTGCACCATTACAAaaccaatttttaaatctcaagCTGTTGCGATTAATCATGGAACGTTTGCTTGCAACACATTTGATAACCGGACGAAAGAAGAATCTGAAACTGCTGAGAAAGTAAG GAAGAGTAAAACTTCAAATTTAGGGGACCAAagtgaaaaggaaaaactcAATAAGCCTACGAAGAGTACTGAATATACTGAACTTCTTTTtgatgtaacttttgaggcacCGAAGGGCAAATTAATTGGAATCTGTGGACACGTAGGTAGCGGAAAGTCGAGTTTGCTGCTTGCAGCTTTGGGCCAGCTTCGAATAAACGAAGGTCAGGTGATGAGAGATGGTTCCTGCGCCTACGTCAGTCAACAAGCTTGGATAACCAACGCTTCATTGAGAGATAACATATTATTTGGTCTCCAGTTTGACAATGCCCGGTATTATAAGGCAATTTTTGCATCCAACTTGACCCAGGACATCAACATGATGTCAGGAGGTGATCAGGCAGAAATTGGAGAAAACGGAGTCAATCTATCGGGTGGCCAAAAGCAAAGAGTCGCACTGGCTAGAGCGCTATATGCGAATCG AGATATTTACTTTTTGGATGATCCATTGAGTGCTGTTGACGCACGAGTTGGATCTTTCATTTTTGATAACTATATACTGGGAGCCCTCCGTGGAAAAACTGTACTCTTTGTAACTCATCAAATTCAC TACTTGAATCGTTGTGACGACATTTACATGATGGGTGAAGGTAGAATCATCGAACATGGTACTCATAACGAGTTGATGAAACTGGGAAACGAATACGCGTTAATGGTTGCAGCTATTTCAGCCGAAAGTAAGACCGAAGAACCGGATCTTGCAGA TGAGAAAATTGAAGTACTTCCGCAATCGGTGAATAAAACCTCATCCCACGAGGACAATATAAATCGTATTGCAAAGGACAGCTCCCACGTTAGTGCTGATAATATCGACAATATTGGAGCTCCTG ATACAGGATTAACTGTGGCCGAAGATCTTCAACAAGGAACTATAAAAGCACATACGTATCATTCATACATCGTAGCAGCAGGTGGCTACTTCTTTTCCTTTATTGTAATTCTAACGTTTTTTGTGAGCGTCGGAAGCAATGCGTTCAGTTCTTGGTGGCTCGCAACGTGGTTAAGAGCTGGTTCAGGT aacACATCCATCGCGTTAAACAATCGAACGATTATTTCTCCAAGCATACATGATAATCCTAATTTTGAGTATTATCGAATCGTCTATGCTGGTACGGTTGGAGTGATAGTGTTGTCCAGTTTGCTGCGAAGTTTAGCATTCACAAAAGCAACGATAACAGCTTCCACCAACTTGCACaacaatttgtttaaaaaaataatcagatgTCCGATGAGATTTTTCGACACTACTCCCAGCGGAAGGATACAACACTTGTTCAGCAGAGACATGGACGAAG TGGACAGCAAACTGCCATTGAGCGTTACGAGCATCTTGCAATACACCTTCATACTGTTCTTTGCCATGGTGGTCATCTGCATAGTATTTCCATGGTTTATAGTGCCTTTGATTATACTTAGCACCGTCTACTATTTCCTCAGTAAAATATTCAG AGTTGCTGGTCGAGACCTGAGGCGCATGGAAAATAAATCTCGTGCTCCAGTTTTCAGCTACGTTACTGCCACGGTCCAAGGACTCAGTACAATACACGCCTTTGGAAAAGAGCGTGATTTTAGAGCAAA ATTTTCCGAAATATTTGATGAAAACAGCAAGTGCCTCTTCATGTGCTGCGTAGCCATGAGATGGTTGGCAGTGCGAATGGACTCATTATCAGTTTTGATAACTGGTATAACTGCCTGTTTCGTAATCGCATTAAAAAACACAGTTCCAGCGCCTCTAGCTGGGCTGGCTCTTTCGTATTCAGCGCACATTGCAGGTGTCTTCCAATATACTATAAGATTAGTATCAGAAACGGAAGTTAGATTTATTAGCGTGGAGAGAATAAATCATTATGTCAGG ACACTCGTGACCGAAGGCAGTGCCAATCAACCAAGTGTAGAACCACCCGCCACTTGGCCATCAGCAGCAGTCATAAAGTTCCAAAATATCAGCATGGCTTATGGAGAAGGTGCTCCACTTATTTTGAAGAATGTCTCATTCACTGTTAACTCAGGAGAAAAGATCG GTATTGTAGGCAGAACAGGATCGGGAAAAAGTTCCCTTACCGTTGCTCTATTCAGGCTGGTTGAACTGGCAAAAGGAAAGATAGAAATAGATGACGTAGATATATCCAAAATAAGTCTTGAACATTTGAGAACGAAGCTGTCGATTATTCCTCAAGATCCGACATTGTTCAGTGGCACCATACG GTCGAATTTAGATCCATTTAAAGTGCACACAGATGAAGAAATTTGGTCAGCGTTAGAAAAAACCAAACTAAAGAACAGAGTTCAATCCATAAATGGTCACCTTGATGCATCTGTTGGATTCGGAGGGGATAACTTGAGCGTTGGTGAAAGGCAATTGCTTTGCTTGACAAGAGCATTGCTTAGGGATACGAAG aTACTAGTTCTGGACGAAGCGACTGCGGCTGTGGATCCGGAAACTGAGTTAGCTGTACAGACTACAATTCAGCAGGAATTTTCTGAATGTACGATACTAACGATAGCGCATCGACTACAAACTGTTCTTTCACTTAACAGGGTGCTAATTATGAACGACGGGAAAGTACTTGAATTTGACACACCTTCAAATTTACTTAGCGATGAGAGCTCTGAGTTTTCGAAGATGATAGCAGCTGCTGAGCGAGCTGTAAATCGTTCAGAATAA